One Candidatus Bathyarchaeia archaeon genomic window, AGGTGAGGCTCCGGTTGTCGCTGGAACTGATTTCATCATTGCACGTGATGGACGAATTGCAGCGGTCTATCTCTTTTTCGACAGACTGCATTGACAATGGTTAGCGTTTCGACTTTTTGAAATCGTAAAGTCCGTCTTTGAACTTGATGCTCGCGTGGCTCCCGTTGCAGAAGGGTTTGTTGACCGAGACCCCACATCGGCAGAGTGTCACCTTGTTCCTTATCTCATAGGGTGTTCCGTCGGCTGATTCTATGGGTATGCCGCCTTGGATCCAGAGTGGTCCGCTGACCCCGAGGGCTGGATCCTCGACCAATCCGATGGCAGGGTCTAGACGGTCCTCGATCTCGTTGCCGGTCCTCTTGTCGTGGGCGACCAGTCGGCCGGCCGGGCAATGGTTTGCTTCTCTAATGACTAGTATCTTGGCGTCGGGGTTGTCTGTTTGTCCTGTTAGTCCCCAAATTCTTCCCCCAGCGTCACAGAATCGTGCGAAGGCGCAGAGGTCTTCCGCATCGCTGAGCTGGAGTGTGGGTCCATCAAACACTTCCGCCCGTCTTACATAGGGTCGTCGGGTCGCGGTCTCTTTGCCGTCAAATTTGACTTTCAAATGGCTATTGTCGCAGAAAGGCTTGTTCTTCGACTGCCCGCACTGGCAGAGATTGTACTCTTTTCCCGCCTGGAACTTTTCTCCGTCTTTCCAGTCCCACGAGAAGCCTTCACTGTTCGGAGTTATGACCTGTACCTTTAGTGGAATGTTTCCCGAGACGAGATAGGGCCCGTCTTTC contains:
- a CDS encoding CDGSH iron-sulfur domain-containing protein encodes the protein KDGPYLVSGNIPLKVQVITPNSEGFSWDWKDGEKFQAGKEYNLCQCGQSKNKPFCDNSHLKVKFDGKETATRRPYVRRAEVFDGPTLQLSDAEDLCAFARFCDAGGRIWGLTGQTDNPDAKILVIREANHCPAGRLVAHDKRTGNEIEDRLDPAIGLVEDPALGVSGPLWIQGGIPIESADGTPYEIRNKVTLCRCGVSVNKPFCNGSHASIKFKDGLYDFKKSKR